One Pyrus communis chromosome 4, drPyrComm1.1, whole genome shotgun sequence genomic region harbors:
- the LOC137732523 gene encoding proton pump-interactor 1-like, translating into MDSVQLMINRVKNAISIEDLDYKIRNMEHSMEHETLPLKEEKQFIREIKQLKQLHEQLSSSLGEQDEVQEALDQKYHVELSLKVPRKEMDLLRENLLKAEAVTQAAKKRFNEENNMLNEILNQFRAADDIRQEAYAHLQSLRKQQYEKNKYFWRYKDDVKAANNLALSGDREQLQRLCINQVETIMELWNDNDDFRKEYFRCNNRSTLRRLRTSDGHSLGPDGEPPVIPDIVRATKNNLATVVSTLEQAKQVAPEVSEKPDDISSMKVVQHKNEIAKTKKPVKLTSSEIIPETAPERSDIKEERVEVPKITKEEEQLRKEEAEARLREQRRSEEKAKAKEAQERKKRIVEKAQARAAIRAQKEAEEKEKEREKRIRKKERRMATTTKATNDVSEGESAPEASLEAPKEIPKQPETRENPVTVTKRSQKSAQSTQQTKVKSIPLPLRNCSKRRMQPWMWALATILLIVALLLMGNVGSSYLKSPLEKFF; encoded by the exons ATGGATTCTGTTCAATTAATGATTAACAGAGTCAAGAATGCCATCTCTATCGAGGATTTGGATTATAAA ATACGCAATATGGAACACAGTATGGAGCATGAGACCTTGCCTTTGAAGGAAGAAAAACAATTTATTCGCGAAATCAAGCAACTGAAGCAACTTCATGAACAACTCTCTTCTAGCCTGGGTGAGCAGGATGAAGTTCAAGAAGCTTTAGACCAGAAATACCATGTTGAACTGAGCTTAAAG GTTCCGAGGAAGGAAATGGATCTACTCAGAGAAAATCTTCTCAAAGCGGAGGCAGTCACTCAAGCTGCTAAGAAGAGATttaatgaagaaaataatatgCTTAATGAAATACTTAATCAGTTTAGAGCTGCAGATGACATTCGTCAAGAAGCATATGCACATTTACAGAGTTTGAGGAAACAACAATATGAGAAG AACAAATACTTTTGGAGATACAAGGATGATGTGAAGGCTGCTAATAATCTGGCACTGAGTGGAGATAGGGAACAACTACAACGTTTGTGTATCAATCAG GTGGAAACAATTATGGAACTCTGGAATGATAATGATGATTTCCGTAAAGAATACTTCAGATGCAACAACAGGAGTACACTGAGGAGGTTGAGAACCTCAGATGGGCACTCTCTTGGTCCTGATGGGGAGCCCCCTGTAATACCTGATATCGTAAGAGCAACCAAGAATAATTTGGCAACAGTGGTTTCCACTCTGGAACAAGCAAAACAAGTTGCCCCTGAGGTGTCTGAAAAACCAGATGACATATCTTCAATGAAGGTTGTTCAGCATAAAAATGAGATAGCTAAAACGAAGAAGCCTGTGAAACTCACTTCCTCGGAAATTATCCCAGAAACTGCTCCTGAAAGAAGTGATATTAAAGAGGAAAGGGTAGAAGTCCCTAAAATAACAAAGGAGGAAGAACAGTTGagaaaggaagaagctgaaGCTAGGTTGAGAGAGCAGCGCAGGTCGGAGGAGAAGGCCAAAGCTAAAGAAGCAcaggagaggaaaaaaagaataGTGGAGAAGGCTCAAGCCAGAGCTGCCATAAGAGCACAGAAGGAAGCTGAAGAGAAAGAGAAG GAAAGGGAGAAGAGGATaaggaagaaggaaagaaggatgGCAACTACAACAAAGGCTACAAATGATGTTAGTGAAGGAGAATCTGCTCCAGAAGCAAGCTTAGAAGCCCCAAAAGAAATTCCTAAACAGCCTGAGACTAGAGAGAACCCGGTGACAGTAACAAAGAGGTCTCAGAAATCAGCGCAATCAACTCAGCAAACCAAGGTAAAATCCATCCCTCTGCCTCTACGCAACTGCAGTAAGAGAAGGATGCAGCCTTGGATGTGGGCCTTAGCGACAATTCTGCTGATCGTTGCCTTGTTGTTAATGGGCAATGTAGGCAGCTCCTATTTGAAGTCTCCGCTGGAAAAGTTTTTCTGA